The Rosa rugosa chromosome 1, drRosRugo1.1, whole genome shotgun sequence genomic sequence TGATTGAGGTCTATGCACTAAAGAGGAATGCATGGAGGACTTATATAGACCTCGAGTGTGTCAATTTAAGCATGCAAGACCTGCATGGGTGCTATTTAAATGGAGGCATACATTGGATCAAGCTTAGCTTCATGAGGTCCAGCATCATAACTCATGACTTAGCAGAGAACAAGGTTCAAGGAGACATTGCCATTACCATATTGTGAGTTTGGTGGCTGTTAGAAACTTAAGATTAACTAAATCATAACCATATAGTTATGAACCTATACTAAGACATAGCATATATGTAAGGAAGATCAATGTACATCAtcagatttttttgtattttgagttGGGATTGAAGGTACTATATCGATTATATATCTGCATGCAGAATATATGAACATCGATCAGCATATAAACATAACAAACGTACTTGATGCACTTGCATTGTCCATAACTGCCTTCTTCTGAATCCACCTTAATATTCTCTTAGTAATGAGACTAATTTGATGAGAAAAACTAATGTTTCAAAAAGGACTGGtttgacacacacacacatatatatagaaaccCTGCAAATCAATTTCATCCATAAAGAAACTGTTGCTTTGCTTAACTATTTATTCAAACCTCTAACTACTTAACTGTAACTTGGATTTTTGAATTCAAAATTTAGATAAGCTTATCCAAATGTATATAATTAAAATGACAGCTTATACTTTGTTTAAAACGCAGATCATCATCAATATATATTTACATATATACAATATATAACTCCTAAACACTGTCTAGTTCTTCATGTTGTGGTAACTTGCTTACAGTGGTAACTATGAACTTACCTCCTTGGGAACGGGAACTACTAGAAACTGTCTTTTTGTACATTATGGACCCGATACTTTCAATCCTAACATATGGGTGATGAAGGAATTCGGGGTCAGGAtattatacatacatctaaagcTGGATCCACTGTTATACTGTTCATTTAACAGTAAAATTCCGATTCTGCCCTTGGTAAATACATCTAAAGCTGGGTTGCACTGTTACACTGTTCATCCTGAATTGTCGCTTTTGCCCTCGCTTGAAATTGTTTTTGCATTTAAAGCAAATTATACAACCGTTGATTTCCTCCTCCTTCGACCGTTCTGCAACCATCTTCATCAGTTATCAAGaaagatcgagagagagagagagagatcggttgTCGTCGCCGCGTGAATCCGGTAATTCTATCCTCTAATTTTCAGCGGTGAACACGCCTGAGTTGTTCGGGGCTCGGTTTTTATGTGCTTTTGTTGTCTTTGAATTGATTTGGGTGTCCGTGTTTTAGGGGTGTTCGAGTGGTTGATTTGAAGGGGTTAAAGGTGAGGCTTCGAGTGTGGCTTTTAATTAATGTTGATTTCGAGTGTTTTTGGGTGTTTTCTTTGTTCTAGAGTGGTGATAATTGTTTGGTCCTGTGTCATCTTTTATCAACACTCAATGCCAGAGAACCTCGATCAAAGGCTGAAACGAACAAATTAAAACAGTCCCTTAAATTTTCAAAGCCTTCATCTTGAAACGAAATAGGACCAAAGTCCACAGAGAAATAATATGTGATGCGATTATATATGTTGAATGCAAAATTAATTATGAGATTGAGTTGGGTGGTTTAAAATGCAGAGCAGTCGGTTGAAATTGAGAAGGATGTGGTGAGGGAGAGATATATAGTGTTAATTAATTGGAATCACCTGAATTGAAGATGAGATGATCATGAGAGGAGAAGAGTCGAATTGTTGGATGGGTGCGTCGAGAATTGGGAGCTGAGAGCAGAGCAGAGAAATGGAGATGATGGAGAGGGAGAGCGACGTGTGCCTAAAATACGAGGGAAATGGGCCAAATGGCTACTCACCATAACACCACCATATATATACCCGTCTCTCCCCTCTGTCTCTCTCCTTTCTACTCACcagtaattaattcattttcatctttctcttcgtttttattttttcattttcctcaCGTAGTCTCTCGAAAAATTGCATTTATATGCAAtcattccaatttttttttttttttttgcttatttGATTGCGATACTTTACTGATATACTAACTTACGGTTGATTGACGAGCCAAATATGAATGAATAAGGGTACGATGTGATGAGGGAAACTGAGATTACTACCAAATATGCTACCTTTGATATGAATCATATCCAAGTATTCAACCTAAACACTTTTTCAATCTCTTCAGCTGAGAACAAAAGACAACAGAAAGAACCATGAGCAGAGAATCATCAATAATACTACTGCTTCAAGCATGTTTCAGTTGAACTTGATTTTGTACAGTTTACACTGCAGAGGTAAAATTACAACCAAGAACTAATTGATCCAAGCCAGCCAGGAATTTAATTCATTCTTCCAAGCTATACTTGATAAATCTGTTTGAATATCAGCTGATATATCATTTATTTTTAATTCATTCTTCCAAGCTATACTTGATAAATCTGTTTGAATATTAGCTGATATGTCATTTATTTAACTCTTCATTTCTATTTCCTCTATTTCTGTCAATTTGTTGATTACTGTTATTGGATAGAACGATTTAATTGCCCATGATATCTAATGTCCAGACTTTATTTGTAGCTGGACACTTTATTTACAGGGCATACATAGGATCTATACAAATCTTGCGACGCAAACAGCTTTATTTCCCAACAATCTGCTGCAGAAAAGTTCTCCAGGTATGGTATTCAAGTTGTAAACATTTCGTTTACACAGTTTATCTGCCATATTTCATATACAATTTTGCATCTTTAATTCTAGATTTGATGTAGTATTTCGGATTTTGATGAACTTTCGGAGCAAGGTTTGGGTTTGTTTCGGAAAAGCTTGCTGCTAGAATTTTGATCGACTTCGGGAGAAACATTTCAATTGGTATGTGTTTGATTTGGGTTCTTTTAAAATTGTCCAAAATTCTGGTCTTCAGTAAGTTttttgtagttgaatgaattaAAATGTGAATGAAGCTGATTTCGGTTTAAGCTTTGGTTTGAATGAACAAGAAAGTGATGATGGTTTTGTTATCAAAATTGATTGAACCACAAAATGGTGCCTGCCAATGGTAGACATTATTGAACTGTTTTTCTGAATGACTGATTTAATTTTGTTTGTATCTGGTTTCTTGAATTACATTGcccaaaccttttttttttttttttcctatgttatttttgttaaaaGAAAAAGTGATTGGTATATTTTTACGGTAGAATTAAGGCTTAGAATGATACAACTCTAAaaataagaaagaagaagaagaacgaagTAACTTTGATATCCCTCCTGATATCGAAATGAAAATATGAATTAAGATTAATATTTACTTTGTCATTGAATACCAGTTGTTCTCTCTGCTTCTCCATATCCCTCCTAAACTTTTAATCTACTTTAGGTAACATATCTATGCATATGGTTCAGGGGCTTGACAAAGAACACTACCTCACATATTGCAGGGACATTTTGAAACTCATGTTttgaaaatcattttttttttaatgaaggaATCTACTTTCTGCTAATTCCTTTTAGTAATAAGAAAGTAATACGTATTAGCTTTGTATGAATATAACTGGTTTCCAACACATTCAGTAATAATGGCAGTGCTAAATCTTATGGACTGAAAAATAATGTTTTGTTATACCATGATCTTCAGTTGTGTTACATTGAGACAGAAAAATTTAAGATGGAATTTGTGAACTTTGTGCATGTTAATTAAACATCATTGCATaacttatttttcttctttcttggtTCTTGCAGAAGCCGCTTAACCtcaaaatggaagagagatTGCAGTAGTCATATATTTCCTCGCTGACTGGAAAGTCAAAATCATCTCTTTGCATGGATTTTCAAAGCACTCAAATCTTTCAAATGAGCAAATTCTCGACTGGATATTGAGGTTGCTCTTCTCTGGTCATGAAACTTCATCAGTATCCATAGCTTTAGTCATATATTTCGTGTCTGACTCTCCTAATACAATTGAACAATAACATACAACGATTTTtccgcagcaacgcgcgggcacGTTTTCTAGTCTTGGACTAGAGTCTGACATATTCTTTGAGAGGTTATATATATGTTCAGACCATGGATATATATGGTGAACATAATCTGAAGCCTTTGTGCATTTTGGACAGTGTGATATTTTGATGGCTTATGATGCAAAATGCTTAGTATTATATAATATCAAAGCAAAGACATTTCAAAAAATTATTCAAGAGGACAAATATGATTCTCCAATCGAAATTTATTGACGAGGAGACTCTAGTTTCACAAGTAGCAGTGCTGGAGTTGGAGGATAT encodes the following:
- the LOC133724613 gene encoding uncharacterized protein LOC133724613 isoform X1 — its product is MGQMATHHNTTIYIPVSPLCLSPFYSPLRTKDNRKNHEQRIINNTTASSMFQLNLILYSLHCRAGHFIYRAYIGSIQILRRKQLYFPTICCRKVLQKPLNLKMEERLQ
- the LOC133724613 gene encoding uncharacterized protein LOC133724613 isoform X2; translated protein: MGQMATHHNTTIYIPVSPLCLSPFYSPLRTKDNRKNHEQRIINNTTASSMFQLNLILYSLHCRDFICSWTLYLQGIHRIYTNLATQTALFPNNLLQKSSPEAA